In Pelomonas sp. SE-A7, one genomic interval encodes:
- a CDS encoding c-type cytochrome, with product MKNAALLLTGLFLAAAAHANEAKAPAKPDLAKGQALSTQVCGACHTADGSRGSPANPILQGQHAEYLSKQLEDFKANKRANPVMSGMVAPLSQEDMKNVAAFYASKQAKPGFAKNKDMVALGEKIYRGGIADRNIPSCAGCHSPTGAGMPAQYPRLAGQHSDYTEAQLNAFRAGSRANSAQMTAVAAKMNDREIKAVSDYIAGLR from the coding sequence ATGAAGAATGCCGCTCTCCTGTTGACGGGTCTGTTCCTGGCCGCCGCAGCTCACGCGAACGAAGCCAAGGCCCCGGCCAAGCCCGATCTGGCCAAGGGCCAGGCCCTGTCCACGCAAGTCTGTGGCGCCTGCCACACGGCCGACGGGTCGCGCGGCAGCCCGGCCAATCCCATCCTGCAGGGCCAGCATGCCGAGTACCTGAGCAAGCAGCTGGAAGACTTCAAGGCCAACAAGCGCGCCAACCCGGTGATGAGCGGCATGGTCGCTCCGCTGTCGCAAGAGGACATGAAGAACGTTGCCGCGTTCTACGCCTCCAAGCAGGCCAAGCCCGGTTTCGCCAAGAACAAGGACATGGTTGCCCTGGGCGAGAAGATCTACCGCGGCGGCATTGCCGACCGCAACATCCCGTCCTGCGCCGGCTGCCACAGCCCGACCGGCGCCGGCATGCCGGCCCAGTACCCGCGTCTGGCCGGCCAGCACAGCGACTACACCGAAGCCCAGCTGAACGCCTTCCGCGCGGGCAGCCGGGCGAACAGCGCCCAGATGACGGCCGTCGCGGCCAAGATGAACGACCGCGAGATCAAGGCCGTGTCGGACTACATCGCCGGCCTGCGCTGA